A window of Candidatus Methanomethylophilaceae archaeon genomic DNA:
AGGCAGCCTCGTCCATGGATGTCCTGTATCTGGACCGTACACCTGTCGTTACCGGGGATGTCACCCTGATCGGCTGCAGTCTATCCGAACGCATATTCAAAGAGGTCTACGGTAGCCAACCCGAATTAATCAATATGTGTCCTTGCCAGTATGCATATCCAGGCATTCCGACTATAGTGAAGTGCTGTCGTATCAAAGAGGGATACGTCATACGTGGGAACACGGTATAGGTGCCGTGGGGGACCACGGTCCGCGAGGTAGTTGATGCGATAAATGCTATCATCCAAGAATAGTGATGATCGTATGTCACGGAAGGGGACGATGTCACAGCATCCGCATTCTAAGCACATGGTCTTGCTGGTCCTGGTATCCAACCCGTATCTCGACATAAGGTCCTTCTGGATCTCGGCCAACCTGACCATCCTATCCGGATCCGATTTCTCTAACGGCCCGACCGCATCGATCAGAGGCTGACGGTTGTAGTCGTTGATGCGCAACGCCCTCAATCCGGGAATGACGCCGATCTTGCATAGTTCTTCGATCGCATTGGTAACATCATCGTCCGTTTCTCTAAAACCATAGATGATGTTGGATGTGACATTACCTTTGCCGAAAATCTTCACAGAGATCTTGAGCATCTCCAATATGTTGTCACGATCCAGATCCGGACAGATCCTTCCGAACAGCTCATCCGTAGCGCACTGTACATTGAGCTTGATCTCATTGGCACCCGCCTCCTTAAGCGCCACCACGTGCTCCTCCGTCGACACGTATGGTTCCACGCCGATCCTGAGATCGGGGTACTTCCGGTGCACAGACGAGACGACATCCACCATGCGTTCTATCGTTTCATCGATGCTCACGATAACACCGCTTGTGAAGGAAACCGTGCCGAAGTGCTGCAGAGACAAGGACTCCTCGAGCAATTCCAGGATCTTCTCGGTAGTCATATTCTTGAGATCCTTCTCGGGAAGACGGGGTGAAGAACAGAATGCACACCTGTATTCACATCTGGAATCCAGATTGAAGAAGGCCTGTCCCGGACAATGCCGCACTATCGGAAGAAGGCTGATATCGGCAATGAAAAGTTTCCCTCCCCTGTATAGGGACAGCATTCCATCCTCCGATTGCACGAGATCGAATTCACCAGAGTCATAGGAGATCGATTTCTTGACCCTGAACCTGTCGAAGCCTATGGCGACGGAGCTAAATCCTGCACCTGGGCCCGCAGTTGACCGCGATATTTTGAAGGGGAGCAGGAAACCCGCAGGCAATCTGACTGCTCCGCCCAAGGCCAATATGGCCTTCCTTTCGACAAGTTCCGTCCTATCAATGGTCGATTCATGCATGTGCGATTCTTCGCTCATCGTCCGCCCATAGGATTGCGTAGTATATTAACCTATATTCATATATGAAATATGTAATATGCTCCATTCAGACAACACAGGTGAATCGATGACGAAAGGGCACGGTTTCAGAACAAGAGCGGTACATGCAGGGAACGATATAGATGAGGGGACCAAGGCGATCAAAAGGCCGATCAACATGGCCAACAGTTACGAACTGCCATATGACCCGTCGTCTCTCAATTGGAGCGATGCGGGATCGAATCTCTACACACGCAACGGAGGGACCAACCAGAGGTATCTCCAGGAAAGATTAGCTTCTCTGGAAGGCGGAGAGGACTGTATCGTCCTCGCGTCAGGAGTCTCGGCATTGTCCGCGTTGTTCTTCGCCAATCTGAACTCCGGGGACCACATCATCTTCTCGGATATCACCTACATCGCCACATACCGGCTACTGAATGAGCTGTTCAACAGGAAATACGGGGTAGAGACTTCCATGGTGGACACCTCCGATCCCGAGAATGTCAGAAAAGCTATTAGGAGAAACACGAAATTGGTCCATATAGAGACGCCTGGAAATCCGACCCTGAAGATTTCCGACATCCGCAGGATAGCAGAGATATGTCACGAGAACGGAGCAAAACTGTCTGTCGACAACACCTTCGCATCCCCGTTTAATCAAAGGCCCATCGAGCTGGGTGCCGATTTCTGCGTGGAATCGTTGACCAAATACATCAACGGTCACGGAGATGCCATGGGAGGTGCGATAATCGGAAAGAAAGAGGACCTTGACGTGATCCGCGCACAATCCCAGGTCAACCTCGGCGGAGTTATCAGCCCGTTCAATGCATGGCTGATCATGAGGGGCTCCATCACTTTGCCACTAAGGATGAAGGCGCACAACGATAACGCAATGCAGATAGCGAGACATCTGACATCGTTGCCGTGCGTGAGCTTTGTATCGTATCCCGGGCTCGATAACGATCCAGGACATGAAG
This region includes:
- a CDS encoding radical SAM protein, which translates into the protein MSEESHMHESTIDRTELVERKAILALGGAVRLPAGFLLPFKISRSTAGPGAGFSSVAIGFDRFRVKKSISYDSGEFDLVQSEDGMLSLYRGGKLFIADISLLPIVRHCPGQAFFNLDSRCEYRCAFCSSPRLPEKDLKNMTTEKILELLEESLSLQHFGTVSFTSGVIVSIDETIERMVDVVSSVHRKYPDLRIGVEPYVSTEEHVVALKEAGANEIKLNVQCATDELFGRICPDLDRDNILEMLKISVKIFGKGNVTSNIIYGFRETDDDVTNAIEELCKIGVIPGLRALRINDYNRQPLIDAVGPLEKSDPDRMVRLAEIQKDLMSRYGLDTRTSKTMCLECGCCDIVPFRDIRSSLFLDDSIYRINYLADRGPPRHLYRVPTYDVSLFDTTALHYSRNAWICILARTHID
- a CDS encoding aminotransferase class I/II-fold pyridoxal phosphate-dependent enzyme translates to MTKGHGFRTRAVHAGNDIDEGTKAIKRPINMANSYELPYDPSSLNWSDAGSNLYTRNGGTNQRYLQERLASLEGGEDCIVLASGVSALSALFFANLNSGDHIIFSDITYIATYRLLNELFNRKYGVETSMVDTSDPENVRKAIRRNTKLVHIETPGNPTLKISDIRRIAEICHENGAKLSVDNTFASPFNQRPIELGADFCVESLTKYINGHGDAMGGAIIGKKEDLDVIRAQSQVNLGGVISPFNAWLIMRGSITLPLRMKAHNDNAMQIARHLTSLPCVSFVSYPGLDNDPGHEVASRQMSPGYGGMISFGLNADHDRHNEFVSHLKIIVSAVSLGHDESLIVFLGEDDERQYLFDDRFSNGFFRFSVGIEDPEDLIDDIDQALKETGLL